A single region of the Silene latifolia isolate original U9 population chromosome 8, ASM4854445v1, whole genome shotgun sequence genome encodes:
- the LOC141595820 gene encoding jasmonate-induced protein homolog gives MSTGLKVLEKLGEGYGYVKEKAKEAEKKEREVAEEIKAKTKMVKDAEVEVKGFISNTTFEDLVLQETKEWSGSCTTDGFPATILDANNNWFIHVASTLTMPRGSKGAVVYVSKEPDEESSNAWVVAWSVPGDGYNKIYAEAGQMSKYPKGGIDWQKIESKLDGSSKEVNVRNMEDRLEVKGHIGDDAHHTLFQVTFAGIID, from the exons ATGAGTACAGGATTAAAAGTACTAGAAAAGTTAGGAGAGGGTTACGGTTACGTgaaagagaaggctaaggaggcAGAAAAGAAAGAGAGAGAAGTGGCCGAAGAAATAAAAGCAAAGACGAAAATGGTTAAAGATGCCGAGGTTGAAGTTAAAGGGTTCATTTCAAATACTACCTTCGAAGATTTAGTGCTTCAAGAGACAAAAGAATGGTCTGGATCGTGTACTACAGACGGATTTCCGGCTACAATTTTAGACGCGAATAATAATTGGTTTATTCATGTCGCTAGCACGCTTACCATGCCTAGAGGGTCCAAAGGCGCTGTGGTTTATGTCAGCAAAGAGCCGGATGAAGAGAGTAGTAACGCTTGGGTCGTGGCGTGGAGTGTCCCTGGTGACGGTTATAATAAG ATATATGCGGAAGCCGGACAAATGAGCAAGTACCCAAAAGGTGGAATTGACTGGCAAAAAATTGAGTCGAAACTTGATGGATCCTCCAAAGAAGTCAACGTGAGGAACATGGAAGATAGATTGGAAGTGAAGGGTCATATTGGTGATGATGCCCATCATACGCTCTTTCAAGTCACCTTCGCGGGTATCATAGATTAA